A section of the Ornithinimicrobium sufpigmenti genome encodes:
- a CDS encoding thiolase family protein, with amino-acid sequence MSKAAIVGIGELAPQRYSSGETTLSMLAAASIEAVGDAGLGPQDVDGLLVGPQVGETPQHVPATVAEYLGLRPTMANVVDLGGATGAGMAWRAAAAIQAGMCDTVLCVLGNINERGRTPRSPNRNPIREFDVPFGASGANTSYAFLARRHIAEYGTTPEQLALPVVAQRANAQLNPKAVFHGTPLSVDDVLSSPMVIDPLRLLEIVMPCAGAAAFVVTSEERARGLAHPVVTIAGAGEKITHRAMSQAPSLTSGPLKDAIARAYRQSGVGPGDLDLLQLYDCYSIVIAITLEDAGICPPGESGRWMADHDLTWQGDLPLNTHGGQLSFGQADLAGGISHITEAVLQLRGQAGDRQVRDVENALVTGNGATLSEATALVLRRGA; translated from the coding sequence ATGAGCAAGGCTGCCATCGTCGGGATCGGCGAACTGGCTCCCCAGCGCTACTCAAGCGGCGAGACAACTCTCAGCATGCTTGCGGCGGCGTCGATCGAGGCCGTAGGGGACGCTGGGCTGGGCCCCCAGGACGTGGACGGGCTACTCGTCGGTCCGCAGGTGGGTGAGACCCCCCAGCACGTGCCGGCCACGGTCGCGGAGTACCTGGGGCTGCGTCCGACCATGGCCAACGTGGTTGATCTCGGCGGTGCGACCGGGGCCGGTATGGCGTGGCGCGCGGCCGCGGCGATCCAGGCGGGCATGTGCGACACCGTGCTGTGTGTGCTCGGCAACATCAACGAGCGTGGTCGTACGCCCAGGTCGCCCAACCGCAACCCCATCCGTGAGTTCGACGTACCGTTCGGCGCCTCCGGCGCCAACACCTCGTACGCGTTCCTGGCTCGTCGACACATCGCCGAGTACGGCACCACACCCGAACAGCTAGCCCTGCCGGTCGTGGCGCAGCGGGCCAACGCGCAGCTGAACCCCAAGGCGGTTTTCCACGGCACGCCCCTGAGCGTCGACGATGTTCTGTCCTCCCCGATGGTCATCGACCCCCTACGGCTGCTCGAGATCGTGATGCCCTGCGCGGGTGCCGCTGCCTTCGTGGTGACGAGCGAGGAACGCGCACGCGGCCTGGCCCACCCGGTCGTGACGATCGCGGGGGCTGGCGAGAAGATCACCCACCGTGCCATGTCACAGGCCCCCTCACTGACGTCCGGCCCGCTCAAGGACGCGATCGCCCGCGCCTACCGACAGAGCGGCGTCGGACCCGGCGACCTGGACCTGCTCCAGCTCTACGACTGCTACTCCATCGTCATCGCGATCACGCTCGAGGACGCAGGCATCTGTCCTCCCGGGGAGAGCGGACGGTGGATGGCGGACCACGACCTGACGTGGCAGGGAGACCTGCCGCTCAACACCCACGGCGGCCAGCTGTCCTTCGGACAGGCCGACCTCGCCGGCGGGATCTCGCACATCACCGAGGCTGTTCTGCAACTGCGGGGCCAGGCCGGAGACCGGCAGGTGCGCGATGTGGAAAACGCCTTGGTCACAGGAAACGGAGCGACGTTGAGCGAGGCGACCGCCCTCGTCCTGCGCCGCGGCGCATGA
- a CDS encoding Zn-ribbon domain-containing OB-fold protein, translating into MTTPPFPGLTVTPQSEPFWRGVSEARLMFQRCTACECAVFPPRGHCPRCWARDLEWRESDGQGALASFAAVHRPGHPAFAELTPYTLALVDLDEGFRMLTRIVQTDGRGPLVGSRVALSWHTQGDTQLPFFTVKEKS; encoded by the coding sequence ATGACTACACCTCCCTTCCCTGGCCTGACGGTCACGCCACAAAGCGAGCCGTTCTGGCGGGGAGTCTCCGAGGCACGGCTGATGTTTCAGCGGTGCACCGCCTGCGAGTGCGCGGTCTTCCCGCCGCGCGGGCACTGCCCGCGGTGCTGGGCACGTGATCTGGAATGGCGGGAGAGTGACGGACAGGGCGCGCTCGCGTCCTTCGCCGCCGTTCACCGCCCGGGCCATCCTGCCTTCGCTGAGCTCACTCCCTACACCCTGGCCCTCGTGGACTTGGACGAAGGCTTCCGCATGCTGACGCGCATCGTCCAGACCGATGGGCGAGGACCCCTTGTGGGGTCCCGCGTGGCCCTGTCCTGGCACACCCAGGGCGACACCCAGCTCCCGTTCTTCACGGTGAAGGAGAAGTCATGA